In Raphanus sativus cultivar WK10039 chromosome 5, ASM80110v3, whole genome shotgun sequence, the following proteins share a genomic window:
- the LOC108837641 gene encoding peptidyl-prolyl cis-trans isomerase CYP38, chloroplastic, with protein MAASLASLPTFSLVNASRRRIESYDSKKRIGVVRCCSSGDIQQQRGRLLRETAISLALSLGLIAGGVVPSIASPPYANANAAAAAAAAAAAYAVANPAIPEVSVLISGPPIKDPGALLRYALPIDNKAIREVQKPLEDITDSLKISGLKALDSVERNVRQANRSLQQGKSMIVSGFADSKKDHGNQLIQQLEAGMQDMLQIVEDRKRDAVSPKQKEILQFVGGIEEDMVDGFPYQVPDEYRNMPLLKGRATLDMKVKIKDNPNLQDCVFRIVLDGYNAPVTAGNFVDLVERHFYDGMEIQRSDGFVVQTGDPEGPAEGFIDPSTEKVRTVPLEIMVAGKKTPFYGSTLEELGLYKAQVMLPFNAFGTMAMAREEFENDSGSSQVFWLLKESELTPSNSNILDGRYAVFGYVTQNEDFLADLKVGDVIESIQVVSGLDNLVNPSYKIAG; from the exons ATGGCGGCATCGTTAGCCTCACTGCCTACGTTTAGTTTGGTGAATGCGTCGAGAAGGAGAATCGAGTCTTATGACTCCAAAAAACGCATCGGAGTTGTTCGTTGTTGTTCCTCAGGCGACATTCAGCAGCAG AGAGGGAGATTATTGAGAGAAACTGCGATTTCATTAGCTTTATCGTTGGGTTTGATAGCTGGAGGAGTAGTCCCTTCCATTGCTTCCCCTCCCTATGCCAATGCCAATgccgctgctgctgctgctgctgctgctgctgcttacGCCGTAGCAAACCCAGCGATTCCAGAGGTGTCGGTGTTGATATCAGGGCCTCCCATCAAGGACCCAGGAGCTCTGTTGAGATATGCATTGCCTATCGACAACAAAGCCATCAGAGAAGTTCAGAAGCCTCTCGAGGATATCACTGACAGCCTCAAGATTTCTGGCCTCAAGGCCCTCGATTCTGTTGAACGT AATGTGAGGCAAGCAAATAGATCACTTCAGCAAGGGAAAAGCATGATTGTGTCTGGTTTTGCTGACTCCAAGAAGGATCACGGTAACCAACTGATTCAACAGTTGGAAGCTGGTATGCAAGACATGCTTCAGATTGTGGAAGATCGGAAGAGAGATGCGGTTTCTCCTAAACAGAAAGAGATTCTCCAATTTGTTGGCGG AATTGAAGAGGATATGGTCGATGGCTTCCCTTATCAAGTCCCTGATGAGTACCGTAACATGCCTCTTCTCAAAGGAAGAGCCACTCTCGACATGAAAGTCAAGATCAAGGACAACCCTAACCTCCAGGATTGTGTCTTCCGTATTGTCCTCGATGGTTACAACGCCCCTGTTACCGCCGGGAACTTTGTCGACTTGGTGGAGCGCCATTTCTACGATGGCATGGAGATCCAGAGAT CTGATGGGTTTGTGGTACAAACGGGAGATCCAGAGGGTCCTGCGGAAGGATTTATAGATCCAAGCACTGAGAAAGTGAGGACTGTTCCTCTTGAGATTATGGTGGCTGGCAAGAAGACTCCTTTTTACGGCTCTACCCTTGAA GAATTGGGTCTGTACAAGGCTCAGGTTATGCTTCCTTTCAACGCATTTGGAACAATGGCTATGGCTAGAGAA GAGTTTGAGAATGACTCGGGATCGAGCCAAGTGTTTTGGCTGCTGAAAGAGAGTGAGCTGACCCCAAGCAATTCCAACATCTTGGACGGTCGTTACGCTGTCTTCGGTTACGTTACTCAGAATGAAGATTTTCTGGCTGATCTTAAAGTCGGTGATGTCATTGAGTCCATTCAAGTTGTCTCCGGTTTAGACAATCTCGTCAACCCCAGTTACAAAATCGCCGGATAG
- the LOC130512554 gene encoding serine/threonine-protein kinase STY13-like, producing the protein MKEKEESGGGGYVRADQIDLKSLDEQLQRHLSRARTMEKRKSSSDGEDNADNYKYNQNNFGHRQLVFQRPLLGVGGYNNNYNNNHKLTTEVGRSRREWEIDPSKLIVKSVIARGTFGTVHRGIYDGQDVAVKLLDWGEEGHRSDAEIASLRAAFTQEVAVWHKLDHPNVTKFIGAAMGTSELSIQTENGHMGMPSNVCCVVVEYCPGGALKSFLIRSRRRKLAFKVVIQLSLDLARGLSYLHSQKIVHRDVKTENMLLDKSRTLKIADFGVARLEASNPNDMTGETGTLGYMAPEVLNGSPYNRKCDVYSFGICLWEIYCCDMPYPDLSFSEVTSAVVRQNLRPEIPRCCPSALANVMKRCWDANPDKRPEMEEAVAMLEAIDTSKGGGMIPPDQQQGCFCFRRHRGP; encoded by the exons atgaaggagaaggaggagagTGGCGGAGGAGGATACGTGAGAGCGGATCAGATAGATTTAAAGAGTTTGGACGAGCAATTGCAGAGACACTTAAGCAGAGCACGGACGATGGAGAAGAGGAAGAGCTCGAGTGATGGTGAAGATAACGCtgataattataaatataaccaAAACAACTTTGGACATCGTCAGCTTGTGTTTCAGAGACCGCTTCTCGGTGTTGGTGGATATAATAACAACTACAACAACAATCACAAGTTAACCACAGAGGTGGGGAGGTCGAGGAGAGAGTGGGAGATTGATCCTTCGAAGCTTATTGTCAAAAGTGTGATTGCTAGAGGTACTTTCGGTACTGTTCACCGTGGTATCTATGATGGTCAAGATGTGGCCG tgaaACTACTAGACTGGGGAGAAGAGGGACACAGGTCAGACGCGGAGATAGCTTCGCTAAGAGCTGCTTTCACTCAAGAAGTTGCTGTTTGGCATAAGCTCGACCATCCTAATGTCACCAAG TTCATAGGAGCGGCAATGGGGACATCGGAGCTGAGCATTCAGACGGAAAATGGTCACATGGGAATGCCGAGTAATGTTTGTTGCGTCGTCGTAGAGTATTGCCCCGGCGGTGCTCTAAAGTCTTTCCTCATCAGAAGTCGCCGCCGCAAACTCGCCTTCAAAGTCGTTATCCAACTCTCCCTTGATCTAGCTCGAGG GTTGAGTTACTTGCACTCGCAGAAGATAGTGCATAGAGACGTGAAAACGGAGAACATGCTTTTAGACAAGTCTCGCACGTTAAAGATTGCAGATTTTGGGGTGGCGCGTCTGGAGGCCTCCAACCCTAATGACATGACCGGTGAGACCGGAACCTTGGGCTACATGGCTCCGGAG gtgtTGAATGGGAGTCCATACAACAGAAAGTGCGATGTGTACAGCTTCGGGATATGTCTTTGGGAAATATACTGCTGCGACATGCCTTATCCCGACCTCAGTTTTTCCGAAGTCACCTCCGCCGTCGTCCGCCAG AATTTGAGACCGGAGATACCGAGATGTTGTCCGAGTGCGCTGGCGAACGTGATGAAGAGATGTTGGGATGCGAATCCGGATAAGCGGCCGGAGATGGAGGAAGCGGTGGCGATGTTAGAGGCTATCGATACTTCAAAGGGCGGAGGAATGATTCCTCCGGATCAACAACAAGGCTGTTTCTGTTTCCGGCGACACCGAGGCccatga